One window from the genome of Eublepharis macularius isolate TG4126 chromosome 15, MPM_Emac_v1.0, whole genome shotgun sequence encodes:
- the PPP2R1A gene encoding serine/threonine-protein phosphatase 2A 65 kDa regulatory subunit A alpha isoform, with translation MAAADGDDSLYPIAVLIDELRNEDVQLRLNSIKKLSTIALALGVERTRSELLPFLTDTIYDEDEVLLALAEQLGTFTALVGGPEYVHCLLPPLESLATVEETVVRDKAVESLRATSHEHSPSDLEAHFVPLVKRLAGGDWFTSRTSACGLFSVCYPRVSSSVKAELRQYFRNLCSDDTPMVRRAAASKLGEFAKVLELEHVKSEIIPMFSNLASDEQDSVRLLAVEACVNIAQLLPQEDLESLVMPTLRQAAEDKSWRVRYMVADKFTELQKAVGPEITKTDLVPAFQNLMKDCEAEVRAAASHKVKEFCENLSPDCRENVIMTQILPCIKELVSDANQHVKSALASVIMGLSPILGKDNTIEHLLPLFLAQLKDECPEVRLNIISNLDCVNEVIGIRQLSQSLLPAIVELAEDAKWRVRLAIIEYMPLLAGQLGVEFFDEKLNSLCMAWLVDHVYAIREAATSNLKKLVEKFGKDWAHATIIPKVLAMSNDPNYLHRMTTLFCINVLSEVCGQEITTKHMLPTVLRMAGDAVANVRFNVAKSLQKIGPILDNSTLQNEVKPVLEKLTQDPDVDVKYFAQEALSVLSLA, from the exons CTTCGTCTGAACAGCATCAAGAAACTATCCACTATTGCACTGGCCCTGGGGGTTGAGAGGACGCGCAGTGAGCTGTTACCTTTCCTCACAG ACACCATCTACGATGAGGATGAAGTGCTTCTTGCTTTGGCAGAACAGCTGGGAACCTTCACCGCTTTGGTTGGGGGTCCTGAATATGTCCACTGCTTGCTG CCCCCCCTCGAGAGCCTTGCCACGGTTGAAGAAACGGTCGTGCGGGACAAGGCAGTGGAGTCCTTGCGAGCGACCTCGCACGAGCACTCTCCCTCTGACCTCGAGGCCCACTTCGTCCCCTTGGTGAAGCGCCTAGCTGGAGGTGACTGGTTCACCTCCCGCACCTCAGCCTGTGGCCTCTTCAGCGTCTGTTACCCCCGAGTTTCCAGTTCAGTCAAAGCTGAGCTCCGACA GTATTTCCGGAACTTGTGTTCAGATGATACCCCCATGGTGAGGCGAGCGGCAGCCTCCAAGCTGGGTGAATTTGCTAAGGTCTTGGAGCTGGAGCATGTCAAGAGTGAGATCATCCCCATGTTTTCCAACTTGGCCTCTGATGAGCAG GACTCTGTGCGCTTGCTGGCTGTGGAGGCCTGTGTTAATATTGCTCAGCTTCTGCCCCAAGAGGACCTGGAGTCCTTGGTGATGCCCACGCTACGGCAAGCAGCGGAGGACAAATCTTGGCGGGTCCGTTACATGGTGGCTGACAAATTCACAGAG CTTCAGAAAGCAGTTGGACCAGAAATCACGAAGACTGACTTAGTCCCGGCCTTCCAGAACCTCATGAAGGACTGTGAAGCTGAAGTCCGTGCTGCTGCCTCCCATAAGGTCAAAG AGTTCTGTGAGAACTTGTCTCCAGACTGCCGCGAGAATGTCATCATGACCCAGATCCTGCCCTGCATCAAG GAGCTGGTGTCGGATGCCAATCAGCATGTCAAGTCCGCTTTGGCATCTGTAATCATGGGACTGTCGCCCATTTTGGGCAAGGACAACACGATTGAGCACCTTCTGCCCCTCTTCCTGGCTCAGCTCAAAGATGAG TGCCCCGAAGTCCGGCTCAACATCATCTCTAACCTGGACTGCGTGAATGAAGTAATCGGCATCCGGCAGCTTTCCCAGTCCCTGCTGCCAGCCATCGTGGAGTTGGCAGAAGACGCCAAGTGGCGGGTGCGGCTAGCCATCATCGAGTACATGCCCCTGTTGGCTGGGCAGCTG GGTGTGGAATTCTTCGATGAAAAGCTGAACTCCCTTTGCATGGCATGGCTGGTGGATCATG TCTATGCCATCCGAGAGGCAGCAACCAGCAACCTCAAGAAGCTCGTGGAGAAGTTCGGCAAGGATTGGGCCCACGCCACCATCATCCCCAAGGTGCTGGCCATGTCCAATGACCCCAACTACCTGCACCGCATGACCACCCTCTTCTGCATCAAC GTGCTGTCAGAAGTGTGTGGGCAGGAGATCACAACCAAGCACATGCTTCCCACTGTGCTGCGGATGGCGGGCGACGCCGTAGCCAACGTCCGTTTCAACGTGGCCAAGTCCCTGCAGAAAATAGGACCAATCTTGGACAACAG CACCCTTCAGAATGAGGTGAAGCCCGTGCTGGAGAAACTAACACAGGACCCCGATGTGGATGTCAAATATTTTGCCCAGGAGGCGCTGTCTG TGCTGTCACTGGCTTGA